TCTGAAAAGCATAGAAGTACCCCAGATTTTCTGTGTTGAAACACAACGCTTAAATCACAACATAACGGTTCGTGTTAAGGTCGATGGAAAGGAGAAGAAAATCTGTTTTCGAAGTCAGAAAATTTGAGCTATCATTTAGcagaataataattaatactcgCTGGTATACGGTGAAAATGCATAATGCTTGAATTTCTTAGGTAAGAAGTATTAcaagctttctctgcctcagcaccttctctctggaataatttgccgttgaatttaagaattatacaatcactggagaccttcaaatctaaactcaaatcttatcttttctaacagtattagttattggcactttgacactcatcatgctcatccaaactttttcattctttcttttcttttgcgcctcggaatagaatatttctaggtagatggcgctatataaatgcctactattattattattaataattgtTAATCCGTATCAAATCATTGagtctttttttccattcatatatttctAAAGGTTATCTGTTTGATGTCACTCAGTCCTTCACGAAGGTATTCATCATCATCGGTGTCATCCAAGCGATCGCGGTCATCAATCTCCTAATCGTATGGTTTCTTATCAAAAGACGTCAAAAGCACATTCAAACAAACAGTGACAAATAGTGTTTGTGTCAGCAGTTTGCTTTTAAACTTAAAGTTTGCTATCAACCAGTCAAATTTAAAGATTTTAGTAGCATAAAACTGTAAGTGTTATGacaacaagtttcatgaaacgggcccccagaggaggtggatccagggggaggggcgAAGCAGTCACTGCCACCATGTTAGCGGCgctaaaaaaagaataaagaaaacagACAGTAAAAAGGTAGGGGAGGAGAAAAGCGCTTCGCACTCACATTATTGTTTTCCTTAGGTAACCAACCTGCCAATGGTTACAAGAAGTAGTTataacaattcatttttaaGGTTGGAATAAGAAAAACACATCCTTTTAATATCGGGTCATACATACTACGGATCGGAAGTAAAACAGTTTTTAACTAATTGAAATTTGTAggcaatacatttttttttaaatatgtcatTATATAGGCTGTTTTATACAGCACAAAATGTTAGGTGGTCGTTAGTGTCACATTGAAagtgcattttatttattcatttatttattttcttgttttaaccCAATCAATTTAACCCTGTACTCCAACCAAGGTAGCAATGAGACATCACTGACTATAagtaataaagattttttttcagggcaGTGATCTTTCTCTGCCTTGCCTGAATAGTTCCCTTTTGTTTCCCTTTTGTCCCAGGCAGGATCCAATCTTTTTGACCAGCTGCTTGGGATTTTTCTTGGCAAGAGAAGAAACGCTCAGAAGCTTTCCATTAGCTTTTTGCACACACCAATACCCAGACTTTGGTGAGCACATTCTCTGTGCAGTTTTCTCGAGCCAGCCAGAAGAGaatttatcacattttacttaCATGTTGAAAGCTTAATTTACTTCCGAGCAGCTATATTTTTCCTGATTTTGAGCTGCTAAACATTACTTCCTGCATGAGCTCAGAATATACAAGCCTTTTAAAACCAATTTCAAGCCCGTTTTGCTGAGTGTAAAAATgactttcattctctttttttcattacatgTTAAAGATTATATGATGTGAGATATACTGTGAAAgttttgtggaaaataataataataatataggtatatttacccagggtagccacttcagtttcggaaactgttctaccagcgggccctgctatcatTATCTTTACCCCAGCTTTACCTGagctgcctacatgtatataggcgATCAAGCTtttaaggaatttcttcctaccgggtacccattcacctcacctgggttgagtgcagcacaattgaCATGTATTTTCTAAACTTATAATTCTGAGTCAGAAGTGGCTGACTGGTGGTGTATATTATTATGAATCAAACTGAAATATAAAAAGGGAACAGTTACTAATCATAAaactatttattttatcatttattcacTGATATAAAACACTGGAATGATAGCAATGAAGTATTTATTGCATTATAGAAAATCGAGTGAAACAACGACAATCAGTTATAAATGTATGTCTAAAACTATGAAACATCAAAGGGTTACGATCATTACAAATAATAGCAACGTGACATCAATGTTAAAGAGGAATAAGGGAATTGTATATTACAATAAGTGAAATATAAGTAAGGGTCATTATACACAAAATCACTGGATTATAAACTATTTTAACGATAACGataagaaagataagaaaatagTTTTAGGAAGACGTTGATCTTATATTTGGAGAAATGATGTTGGATTGTCAAAAAGTAAACCGGATTATGCAGAGTTAAGTGAAATTGAATGATATATATTGATATGCTGTTATATAGTGTCGAAGAACATGAAGAAGTTCATAAGTTATTCTGAATATTGAGTATACTATATTTTCAAAGTGATCTATTTAGTTATGAGTGGATCATTGCAGGATCCTTCATAAGGAAGAAATAGTGATATGGAAAAACAATCAAGATTTTTATGATCTAGCGGTAATAGACAAATGAAACGTTTGAATAAGTCAGTCAAAGGATTATTCAGTTGTGaagaattatatttattttacgTGTCTAGAGTCAAGATTAATGTGAAGTTGGAACAGGGAATATAGGTGTGAGAACCtacaatgtattttgttttctcatGATCTTCATTCGAAAGATTTTTTTACTTCTAATTGTTAACATCAAATCAAATTCcactgaaataaattgtaaatagtTTGATATTGAATGGCACAAGTTTGGCTAAGTCTTATTTGAGAATATCCACGTGACAGATAGGTTAACGTTTTAGTGTAAAAAGTGGATATAAAGGAAATGTCACAATAACCTGTACCGAAATAAATGTGCTGTCTATGCATTTAAGTGATGTGAAAATTTcctagaaaaaataaaaatgtttttaaataaattaatgacatATAACATAAAAATCAGAATATATTGCAAAGCTTAGAATCCATTCTTTCATCTGATGCAGCCAATTTGATAgatatactaaaaaaataatctgatGTCCTAGCCTTTCACGTGAAGAACGTGATCTGAATATGCAGGGTGTATAATTTGTGTGAGTGGAGAtaccgtggccgagtggtctatgGCGCCTGCCAAGTCACATAAAGGTcctgggttcgatccccggccacgGCACTTTAAGCAAGGCATTCAATCATCAGTGCTCCTTTATCCTATATTCAAACGGAAGTGCTATAATAATTCTTGGTAACTCTGTGTGCACACATCTTCTTATCTCCATAGGGTACAAGCCGGTGTGTGTGTTATTGGGTGAGCATGTACATATCTACATAGGCTACAAGCGGGTGTGTCTTCGGTGTAAGTGGGCATGTAAGTGGGACTTTGAGCGGGTGAGGTAGGTGCGGGTGGACATTGTTTGTATGGGTTTATGAGTTATTTGGGTGTATGTGCGTCgaggtgcgtgtgtgtgtgtgcgcgcgcacACGTATGTACCACCACCACTTGTATCTTACGATCCGCTGTTCATCTGAGGGGGTTGTCATGGCGCACATTGCTCAAGAAGAAATTACTCCTATAAAAGTTCTTATCTGATAAGAGGAAGCTGGGTCGTTTACTCGTCAGAAGCTTTCTACTCATCGAAGTGGATCTGAGAATACATCACACCAAGGAGATTGTCCGTTCATTGGATAGTTCATTTtctgtattcatttttattttcatcgtAGAATCAAAGTGAGTATTGAAAATGATGCTTATATCAATACAGATCACATTTCatatatacccagttgttgtgtgtccggacgatcaattttagaaagtcatttggaaaaatttacaagcgaattttcatcaatttttagtacaaactGTTAGGAAATGTTATAGAGAACAGctattaaattcatatttttagtgtattccaaagacaaaaaaagctTCATAactataaagtgtccggacatccgaccccccccccccatcctactaAACTGCTTGTATGCAATTTAATTCTAAGTTGTGCTGACACTCTGTAACTGGATCTCGTAACTTTGTTCCAGATTCTAAATCAAAATTACTACTGATTCAGCCATCGTGATCATTATCAAGTGTTTTATAAGTGGTGAGTTGTTCTTAAAGATACGTAGGCCTATATTCGCGACAAGTATGTGATCTACCGCCATACTACTGGGAATTATTTAGTAGAGGGTGATCTATCTAACAATTTACTGTATATGAAAACCAATTCAAAATTGTGTGTACCCATTTTTTGTAACTTATACTTCAGGTAGGCCTAAGACCAAATTATTCTCTTTAACATgatagaggtgttgtggctcagtgggataagtctccggactttgaaccacaaggtccggggttcaaatcccattgCAGCACACgcttcctttggcaaggcgtcagtATCTCCATTTGCCACTTTCCGCCCAGGAGTATAGTAAattggtacccggtaggaaggattTCTTGAATGCTTGATCTGAGCGTCTGATCAGGTAGCTCCGTGCTAAAGCAAGGGTTGTGGTATTCAGAGCTTAGAAACATTGTTATTGactgctatataaatgttgcatgttGCTCTTCAGATCATAAGCATagccgcgggggggggggggggactgcccCCAGAAAGTCTGAAAACTTGTAAAATTTGTCACTGAGAATTTGTACTAAATCTAACAAAgtgtgtgcacgaaatcctttcatttcagtttaaaaaTCCGTAGTGCCCACATGACAAGCTCGGTCGGTTCGCGAAAATTTTTTCTCATCTTTctccccaggaaaaaaaaatcctgcttATGTCCatgttcatttgtattttaggCCTATAAACAAACATGCCCCATGTCATTGGATGTGTATTTGCGCGTGTGTCTTTGTGTGGGGGAGGGTGGCTAGAAGTAAAATATATTACATATAAAACGAAGGGTCGCACTGGCAATGTTTCGTAAATTTGCACAATTCTAAGCAGATGCCTGATTCATTCagtctttatttattttgcttctcaTAAAACGAGAAACAAGGTTTATGGTATTTGTTCCCTATAAAACGCATCGTCTATTACGTAACTTTGGATGGAAAACAATAGGAACTGATGAAATATGAGTGGAAGAAGATGAACAAGGAGGAGAACGTTCTTGgccttttgaaaatgaaaattatatttatttaattaaagGGGCATGTCTAGCCCTTGGTTAGGCACATGGGCAATTCTTTGGCAATGGAGCTACTAACATTGAGTAGTAGCTCCATGTTTTGGCGGTACCTCCTGAATCTCTCGAAGTTCAGTATTTTTTGTCCTGAAATATAAAGGAGACGAAGACGAAAGAAAAAACGAAATGAAGTTGAggatgaagataaaaataaaaaaaagaaaaaatgaaaggaagagaaataaataaataatcaaataataaattattcgtatagcgcacgtatccaccttgctaggtgctcaaggcgttCCTCtataccccggctaagctagtctaccgattctggtgcgcggagctttttgaggaattacttcctgccagtacccatttaccccacctgggtcgagtgcagcacatcgtagataaatttcttgctgaaggaaaacacgccatggctaggatttgaacccaagactctctgtttgaaaggtgagagtcagatcCACTAGACCTAGATGCGCCCAAGATCGAGGAGGACGAAGAGACAAGGGGAAGAATAAGGCGAGAAGATTGAGatgaaaaggaggaggaaaaaaatattcacaggCTGACTTCTCACAGCAAATTGCTTGTGTTACCATTGTGGTATTCTTGGAGAAAAGGAACAATTTATTGTCTTTATCACGAAAGGAATTAATCattcctttattattttcatataatttgacATCTTCGTTTTGCACTTTAAGTGAAGTTGACATTCTTTGATTATCATGATTTACAGATGGCGTTTCGAATCATTCTGGCAATCTTGATAGTAGGCACATCATCGGTTGTTGAGGCTGGTCTATCAGGTAAGCTTGTGGTAACATGTTTTatgtaatcataaaaagaaaatgcgTTCGTGCCCTATGGCGATCATATTTTGACGAAATGTGAAAGAAAAGGAGTCTGGAAATGACgttaattcattttggtcgCAGACAAAAATTCTCAGTGTTGAAAAACAGAATACATGTTATGATAATGCCGTCAAATGACcaagaacagctgggaggtctttgttgCAAATTGTGAAACAATCATCAGTTTCTTCCTTGCCTTttgacaaacgacatatttgcaatttttcgtcaacTCCGAAACTCAGGAGGACACGGCTGTCCGCTTCACCACTTTTCGACAACGACCTCCCatctgttctttgtcatttggagggcattttaaaaacattttccgCATTCTTGAATCCTCCGTAACGTTGCTGGGTGAAACTCCCCAATGGAGCATTGTGAAATTAATAACTTTATCTAATAGAACATCATTGGCATCTGCCAATATTCTTGCTcgaaacaaaaatacaaagtagtacataacaaatgaacaaaaacaattcataattatttcaccAAAACTTAAATCTTCGTTCAGTAAATGTCTTATAATAGAAAAGTGGGATAAGCATGCAGGGGAGAAAGCGatagagataaagaaagaaaatgtgtaagagagagagagaggggggggggggggagaggcaGAGATAAGGGGGAGGAAGAGAGTGATATGAAGAAACAAGACGAAACAAAATATCGTCaatcatgattttgatattaCATAGAAACATGAATACCtttgcccgtattctgaagtcaggtttaacttaaactcaggtttaaagttgtggtttaagtatggcgaGCAAATTGTTACATAAGTCACTAacaatagagatatcatacttcagctcatttggctctcaactcattcataattgtctggtaagtataaaaagattattgtcttcaccatcgatgaatcaggaaagagcacagtaaacacaagaaacatacaacttaataaaatctttgatacttttggcttcccatacttaaactacaaatttaaacctaagtttaagtgaaacccgacttcagaatacgggcccttgTGTACAATGCATgtgatgaaaattgattaaatGATGCACATGCTCCTTTCTAACTACCAGATCAAACGTTCACCTGGATCGACCTCTCTGCTGGCGTTGCAGCCACGGTGGGCATATGCGTCTTCCTCGTCGGTATCGCCTTCATGATCAACGACCTCGGCTTCAGGGAGTACTTGGCGGAGGTACGACCGAACGGACGACCCTTCGTCCAAGACCTTCCCGATGTCAATGCCCCCGAACCGATAGGTACCGTCTTCTCCCCGTCGATGAGCGATGGGAATGACCCCTCGGTGCCTGAGAAGGATGATGACGATTTCACCAAACCATCAGCAGCAGTGGTGGGCTTCGTCAACGAGGGGGAACTGCCCGTTGTACTGTCGTAGGCAACGCGGGGCAAGGACATTGAATGATTAAACCGTTTTCTACCGAAACCGGGATATCTCTGCACAAAGCCTATGGAATTACATGAAGTAGTAGACAAAGTGTTAAATGTCTATATCTCCATAAAAAACTAAGATTTCTCGAATTGCCTTTCTTACAGGATCTTAAtgaggagggagggagggggggggtgtcaggGAGGATTGATAACGTACAACAGCTTTCCTCTGTCAAGTATCACTTTCCtgtaatattaaaaaacaagCAGTAGCGTTATGagcgaaatttttttttgagggggccagTGTTTGCCTATGGGGCAAAACATATTAAAATCTGCGAGCAAGAGAAGCGAGCTAGCgacattttttaataagatCTATTTTTGTGATAGACTGGCATAATATTCTGATCTTGATAGCATATTTATCCTcgtccctttccttttctttttctttccccccttttatCTTGACATTGAAACCTTTTTTGAAAGGGGGGATGTATGCCATTGATAATGCATTTATTTTACCCCTCATTTGACATAGATTTTAGATAAAATACTTGTGTGTTTTTTCTATATTCAAAGCATTCTTAGGTTTGACTGGATTTAGCCTTAATCTATATATCGACCGTAGTAAATGTAtaaactatatatttttgtgtttgattgatgataatgaatgtTTACATGTGTTATAATAACTGCGGTGAAGATTGTAAAAAGTTGTCATGTaattaacaatgaaataaatttaaacaaatgaattaaaacaacatttaaaaaaaatcacaaataatgGAAACATGTGCTTTCTTACGCCCGCGATTCTTATTTTGTTTGGAGtgttcacacacacacacacacacacacacacacacaatgttGTGCACCAGACTTGTAGGAATATATAAGGAAGGCTAGTAGTGACTATTTTAAGATGTAATAGTCGGTCCTTTTGCTCCCTCATACCAtgacttaaaattctaataactttctctaTGATCATACACCTATGTCAATTATTAACAAGTTTTATTTCGAATTCCGTACATAAATGTAGATCCAACGAACATTGGTGTAATGAGAACAACAAATTGAGGGGGCCGAACATGGCGTATGGTGTGCGAAAAAAAATATCGCGAATGAGCGATGTGAGTGCATGAAGATGAATGTTGACCTTTTATAACAAAGAGCTGACTTGGGGATTGATTTTGACAATGTTAATGGTTTAAACAGAACATTTAACTCATTTccctgttctttttttttcttcttcgtttTCCTCGTTTTTTTCTCGgtctttgattttttgtttttgcggaggaggggggggggcatgcccAAAGGCTCTCTATCTGTTCGTCAGTGGCGCCATAAGCCTGGGGAGTCCCATAAGACCCCTATCGTATACAAAGTGCTACTGTGGATTCTGAGGGGTTGCTACATTTTTCGATGCTTTGAATGTGATCTTTAGGTATTTGCAGCCCTCTGTCGTTCATGTTTAATTCCTCTTTAATACGGCACTTTCAGCAGTTTTCTTACAAAATTCAGTAATGatgtattcattaaaacatGCAAGAATAGAGACAAAGATTATACACTGAAACCTTCTCCCCCATTCCACTCTTTAGAAGttgttttatgataaaaaaaaacatgcacacacacccacccgcacgatattttctttttgcttggcACCTGATCAaagttattaattttatttgaaaaatatgattgtGATATCATATCCTACACACTATAACTGCATAGGGAAAAGACAGTCATGTACTGTAATCCTGATATAGTGGCCCTCGGGTTTTGGGAATTTACCATCACTTAACATTAGGAAGTTTCTGCAACTACAGAGAAGACGGAGttaagaacacagtaaatgtattgacaATGCCTGTCAAATGGCAATGAGCAActtggaggtctttgtcgagAATGGGTGACCCTGCATGAGCAGTAGTTTCGTCCGAAGGTCCAGTGCtcacgaaaaattgcaaatatttcgtTTGTCCAGAACGAAAATTCCGGAAAACTCTGTCTTGATTCAcacattttcgacaaagacgtCTTAGTTGAGCTTTGTCACGAAGAAcgtttgacaatacattttgttCTGTTAAAAATCTCTCGTGTGTCGCGGAAGTAAAATGTCTCTATTGACTGTAAAACCGACAGTATGTATGtctttttatatgtatatgcTCAGATAAATTGCACCGGAAAATGTACTCAAATATGGAAGGAAGTTTCCTACATTTGAACAAAGTGCAAGAGAATCGAGTACCCCAAAGACATCAACATATCCATTAGATGAACAGAGTTGAGTGTCAATTATGAATTCGAATACAAATCTGAATTTTGAATCTGAAATATAGACAGAACATTTTATGATATTGACTGATCATTTTTATGGACGACGCACCTAAAGTCCAGTTTTGTATGGCCTGGTATCGGGTGAGTATAAAATGTTAAGTAcgatatatattttctaaaatcATTAATGACTCCACAAATATAACACATTATGTTAGACGAATGATTGAGTAGTATTCAATATGTGGCATATTTCCTTGGCATATCACTGCGTTTACATGAACATTAGACGTATTAAAACAGTGTAAACATTTCTTCTTCAAAACAACCCTTCCGAATTAATGAGGCCAAGAAATAAAACTATTGAGGAGGAAAAATCGTGTTCTGTTTTTAGCTGATAACCATTttatcttttgcttgtcaaattctcaAGGAGGcgaatttaaatcattttgtagTTGGCTATAgtttatttatcattaattaattaattattgaattaattaattcatttatgcaatcgttcgttcgttcattcagtcgtgcattcattcattcatttattcatttattcacttGTTCGTTCGTTCggacattcattcatttattcatccaaTCGTTCGTTCGTTCggacattcattcattcattcattcatctattcattcattcattcattcatgaatgaatgaatgatgccGGCATGAATAAAAAGCAAATTCTGTATTCACATTTCTATTTCtagtattataaaaaaatgaattaaagtatTCTTTACAAGCATATCCGATATGCTTTTGCAATGTCTATAAGTATTGCATGCACACACAGTCATTTAACTGGTAGATATTTTAAATAACGGGTTTGATAATGAGAAAGTGTAATAATTCTGACAACCCTATTTTGCAAAAGGTATAAGCATTAAGTTTAGTTGGGTAATAGAATAATTAACAGATTAAATTTAACCTATTGTAGATATTGAATATTATCATTGTGTAATTACACTCTGATTGTATTATCGAGTAGTATTTGAACAATATCTACTTGTAGGCCTAGCTGGTCAATGGCCACAAATGTAGGGGATATTTTGATAGATCTCACGGATTGGAAATGGGTCGACATAGCTGCCGTGAAGCGACATCGGACGATATAGCAAAGGTGTATGATTTGCTAAACGAGTACGTCATCGAACAGGAGTTAGAAGACGAATTCATGAATTCGAAGCCAGGTTAGTTGtctacaggggccgcggaacggttttcaaagtggggggggggggctgaccatacaaaaaaatcacaatcctatggtcatttttacgttttgtaCACGGTTATGGAAaaagtcggggggggggggtcaaaagtCACGAGTAGCGTAATACGCTAAACATTTTAAGGGGGAAAACATTGTGTGTGGGGCAAAATTTTTAAGAACTTTGCCCCATACAGTGTTTGTGAAAGGGTCAAGTTGTATGGTAGATTTGACACAATACAATATTCAGAAAAGGATATAAAATGTTATGcaattttccctttcttttctttctttatcttattTTCTTGTTCGTGATTTTTTCGAGGGGGCCATGACCCAGACCTCCAGTCTGTGCGTCAGTGGTGGCTGTCAAtaaccaggcgcggatccaggagggggccgagctccggccccccccctattttttg
This DNA window, taken from Lytechinus variegatus isolate NC3 chromosome 19, Lvar_3.0, whole genome shotgun sequence, encodes the following:
- the LOC121406050 gene encoding uncharacterized protein LOC121406050 is translated as MAFRIILAILIVGTSSVVEAGLSDQTFTWIDLSAGVAATVGICVFLVGIAFMINDLGFREYLAEVRPNGRPFVQDLPDVNAPEPIGTVFSPSMSDGNDPSVPEKDDDDFTKPSAAVVGFVNEGELPVVLS